A stretch of Kaistella flava (ex Peng et al. 2021) DNA encodes these proteins:
- a CDS encoding polysaccharide ABC transporter ATP-binding protein, which produces MLALKAENISKQYRLGQVGTGTLSHDLNRFWHQVRGKEDPYLKIGEANDRANKGESEYVWSLRDINFEIEQGDAVGIIGRNGAGKSTLLKLLSKVTKPTTGKIYTNGRIASLLEVGTGFHPEMTGRENIYLNGAILGMTRKEIKRKFDEIVDFSGVERYIDTPVKRYSSGMYVRLAFAVAAHLESEILIVDEVLAVGDAEFQKKCLGKMGDVSKGEGRTVLFVSHNLTAVSQLCNSGIYLKNGILTKKDTIKNITNLYLKESEKGKSFFITEEDRNDKIFFKKITILNSNHESESSFDFNNEIIIEFEIANNGNINNANIFVTIQDAHQNRVFSAEVVLNKNQSKYQLIIEPKFLCAGSYNITTFLHVPQLFRYDELANVCHFDVIDTASEFVIHGSYHHGVVYGKYKWK; this is translated from the coding sequence ATGCTTGCATTAAAGGCAGAAAATATATCTAAGCAATATCGTCTCGGTCAAGTAGGAACCGGAACGCTTTCGCACGACCTCAATCGTTTTTGGCATCAAGTTCGGGGAAAAGAAGATCCTTATTTAAAAATCGGAGAAGCCAATGACCGAGCTAATAAAGGCGAAAGTGAATATGTTTGGTCTTTACGCGATATCAATTTTGAAATCGAACAAGGCGATGCTGTAGGAATTATTGGTAGAAATGGTGCTGGAAAATCTACTCTTTTAAAATTATTAAGTAAAGTTACAAAACCAACCACCGGAAAAATTTACACCAATGGAAGAATTGCTTCTCTCCTGGAAGTTGGAACCGGTTTTCATCCCGAAATGACCGGTCGCGAAAATATTTATTTGAACGGCGCCATCCTCGGAATGACCCGAAAAGAAATTAAACGTAAATTTGATGAAATCGTAGACTTCTCTGGTGTTGAAAGATACATTGACACGCCGGTAAAAAGATACTCTTCAGGAATGTATGTTCGTCTGGCATTTGCAGTTGCTGCGCATTTGGAATCTGAAATCTTGATTGTTGATGAAGTATTGGCAGTGGGAGATGCAGAATTTCAGAAAAAGTGTTTGGGGAAAATGGGCGATGTTAGCAAAGGAGAAGGTAGGACTGTTTTGTTTGTGAGTCATAATTTAACAGCTGTTTCACAACTTTGTAATTCAGGTATTTATCTGAAAAACGGTATCCTTACAAAAAAAGACACAATTAAAAACATCACCAATCTGTATCTAAAAGAGTCAGAAAAAGGAAAATCCTTTTTTATTACGGAAGAAGATAGAAACGACAAAATATTCTTTAAAAAAATCACTATTCTTAACTCTAATCATGAATCAGAATCCTCATTTGACTTTAATAACGAAATTATAATTGAATTCGAAATAGCAAATAATGGCAACATTAACAATGCGAACATTTTTGTCACAATTCAGGACGCACACCAAAACAGAGTTTTTTCCGCAGAAGTCGTTTTAAATAAAAATCAAAGCAAATATCAGTTGATTATAGAACCTAAATTTTTATGCGCTGGATCTTATAATATAACTACCTTTCTTCATGTTCCACAACTGTTTAGATATGATGAGTTAGCAAACGTTTGCCATTTTGACGTGATTGATACCGCTTCAGAATTTGTGATTCACGGCAGCTATCATCATGGCGTAGTTTATGGAAAATATAAATGGAAATAA
- a CDS encoding class I SAM-dependent methyltransferase, with product MKIHLLKKDHVVINKTELTKISLAEQYLTNDYHIKAEIATKAEINKNPLRSDIINFILQNFKRETCYLEIGVRHTNENFDLIRSKIKYSVDPGYESETNDVDFKMTSDEFFAGLREGTFLNEQLKFDVIFIDGSHLADQVQKDINNSLEYLADDGYIVMHDCNPPTEFHASENYYYRISPSGGYWNGTTWKAFYNARKRTDIFSCCIDTDWGIGVISRKVDLGKPTNVKNDFFEYYILNRNREESLNLITFEKFKSYF from the coding sequence ATGAAAATACATTTACTTAAAAAAGACCACGTGGTCATTAACAAAACTGAACTTACTAAAATTAGTTTGGCCGAGCAATATCTGACTAATGATTACCATATAAAGGCTGAAATAGCAACAAAGGCTGAGATTAATAAAAACCCTTTGAGATCCGATATTATCAATTTTATCTTACAGAATTTTAAAAGAGAAACTTGTTACCTGGAAATTGGAGTTCGACATACGAATGAAAATTTTGACCTTATACGATCAAAAATAAAATACAGTGTTGATCCAGGATATGAATCAGAGACAAACGATGTGGATTTCAAAATGACAAGTGACGAATTTTTCGCTGGATTACGGGAAGGAACTTTTCTAAATGAACAATTGAAATTTGATGTTATTTTTATTGATGGTTCACATTTAGCAGATCAGGTACAAAAGGACATTAATAATTCTCTAGAATACCTTGCAGATGACGGCTATATTGTAATGCATGATTGCAATCCACCCACAGAATTCCACGCTTCAGAGAATTACTATTATCGAATATCGCCTTCAGGTGGATATTGGAACGGAACTACTTGGAAAGCTTTTTATAATGCTAGAAAAAGAACAGATATTTTCAGCTGTTGTATTGATACAGATTGGGGAATTGGAGTGATTTCCAGAAAAGTTGATTTAGGAAAACCGACAAATGTGAAAAATGATTTTTTTGAATATTATATCCTTAACAGAAATAGAGAAGAATCTCTTAATTTAATTACGTTCGAAAAATTTAAATCTTATTTCTAA
- a CDS encoding glycosyltransferase family 2 protein, giving the protein MNQLAIVIPYYKINFFEETLKSVAAQTNKNFTLYIGNDSSPDNPFPLIQKNFQEGEYKYFEYKDNLGSKNLALQWERILENVTEDWFQILGDDDTISANFAEEFYENLPLANQQNTNVLKFSQCFINETGERTNEFTHYPKTASSKLIWRSKYVEKHRSSLSEHIFRTKTYRKYKFKPFPLAWYSDDLAVLEYSEGKEIIFIDQAKVHIRMSAVNISSLTNNDAEKQKARQQYLEIILNKHSYLFKKKELIKEFNDYLYLTWKNKYPSKLNFLPIYLKTKPWYKILKIPYQKSLLNKNSKM; this is encoded by the coding sequence ATGAATCAATTAGCCATCGTTATCCCTTATTACAAAATAAATTTTTTCGAAGAAACTCTGAAATCTGTTGCAGCACAAACTAATAAAAATTTCACTCTGTATATTGGCAATGATTCAAGCCCTGATAATCCATTCCCTCTAATTCAAAAAAATTTTCAAGAAGGTGAGTACAAGTATTTTGAATACAAAGATAATTTAGGTAGCAAAAATCTCGCTTTGCAATGGGAAAGAATTCTTGAAAATGTAACAGAAGATTGGTTTCAAATTTTAGGAGACGATGATACCATATCCGCTAATTTCGCAGAGGAATTTTACGAAAATCTGCCTTTAGCCAATCAACAAAATACGAATGTTTTGAAATTCAGTCAGTGTTTCATTAATGAGACTGGCGAAAGAACTAATGAATTCACACATTATCCAAAAACAGCTTCATCGAAATTAATCTGGCGAAGTAAATATGTAGAGAAACACAGAAGCAGTTTGTCCGAACATATTTTCAGAACAAAAACGTACCGTAAATATAAATTCAAACCTTTTCCACTTGCGTGGTATTCCGATGATTTAGCTGTTCTTGAATATAGCGAAGGCAAGGAAATCATCTTTATTGACCAAGCGAAAGTTCATATAAGAATGTCTGCAGTTAACATCTCTTCATTAACGAATAATGACGCAGAAAAACAGAAGGCAAGACAACAATATCTGGAAATCATTTTAAACAAACATTCGTATTTATTTAAAAAAAAAGAACTTATAAAGGAATTTAATGATTATCTTTATCTAACATGGAAAAATAAATATCCCAGCAAATTAAATTTTTTACCGATTTACCTCAAGACGAAACCTTGGTATAAAATTCTTAAAATCCCTTACCAAAAATCTCTTTTAAATAAAAACAGCAAAATGTAA
- a CDS encoding glycosyltransferase produces MLSIIISSYQEKYFSTLQKNIAETIGIDYEIVKIENPNLMGICEAYNHGAKKAKYENLLFIHEDVEFITQNWGDLLIQFLNRPNWGIIGLAGCKYVPNVPFAWWDKFENSFRNLHQFNKNTEVRNYNISEYKEVLAIDGVFLACRKKIHQEFPFNENIKGFHGYDLDFSVRVAEKYSNLLAHNIKLKHFSEGNPNKEWWDDILKNRKLFKAPSKQKIDKKTELYFYRKLEERLNLNHSKHKKKILLRYNDPRFIGFKISLKNIFNLIFND; encoded by the coding sequence ATGCTCTCAATCATTATTTCTTCTTACCAGGAAAAATATTTTTCTACATTGCAGAAAAACATTGCAGAAACTATAGGCATTGATTATGAAATCGTAAAAATCGAAAATCCTAATTTGATGGGAATCTGCGAAGCGTATAACCATGGTGCAAAAAAGGCAAAATATGAAAACTTGCTTTTTATACATGAAGATGTGGAATTTATTACCCAAAATTGGGGAGACCTTCTTATACAATTCCTAAATCGTCCAAATTGGGGAATTATAGGACTTGCTGGATGTAAATATGTTCCAAACGTACCTTTTGCGTGGTGGGATAAATTTGAGAATTCCTTTAGGAATCTTCACCAATTTAATAAAAATACTGAGGTTCGAAATTATAATATTTCAGAATACAAGGAGGTCTTAGCAATTGATGGTGTATTTCTTGCGTGTAGAAAAAAAATTCATCAAGAGTTTCCCTTCAATGAAAACATCAAAGGTTTTCACGGATATGATCTCGATTTTTCAGTTCGTGTCGCAGAGAAATATTCTAATTTATTGGCCCATAATATTAAACTCAAACATTTTTCAGAAGGCAACCCAAACAAAGAATGGTGGGATGATATTTTGAAAAACAGAAAATTATTCAAAGCTCCATCAAAACAAAAAATAGACAAAAAAACAGAACTCTATTTTTACCGCAAATTAGAAGAAAGGCTTAATTTAAACCATTCAAAGCATAAAAAGAAAATTCTGCTTCGCTATAATGACCCTCGTTTTATAGGTTTTAAAATATCTTTAAAAAATATCTTTAATCTGATATTTAATGACTAA